A window of the Mucilaginibacter sp. cycad4 genome harbors these coding sequences:
- a CDS encoding cellulase family glycosylhydrolase, which yields MEGPGDETGWGAPKITQAFIDKVKQSGFTAIRIPCQWDYSHIINTTTEQIDPAWLNRVQEVVQYCVNDGIYVILNIHWDGGWLQGNCTTDQQLAVNAKQKALWEQIATKMRDFDEHLIFASANEPDVSDATGMSVLLSYHQTFINAVRSTGGRNSYRVLAIQGPSTDIIKTNDLMNTLPTDPASNRIMAEIHYYTPFAFCLMDGDQSWGNMYYYWGSGYHSTTDPSRNATWGEESDLNGYFQLMKTKFVDHGIPVVMGEYAAGRRSSLTGDNLTLNGASRAYWYNYVTHQALVNGILPFLWDTGSIIDRSTYAVKDQQQLAAIVQGAQTATSPGIQAGSVYQIMNRNSFRALEFAGWGTANQTSADQWDYLAGANQQFKVESAGGGYYRLTPMHATGKCLEMYQWSNTNGGQADLWDYSGGNNQKWSIQATDNGYYKITNVNSGKALEISGYSLNNGGGAQQWDYNGTRNQQWAFLKI from the coding sequence ATGGAAGGGCCCGGTGACGAAACAGGATGGGGAGCCCCCAAAATTACTCAGGCATTCATTGATAAGGTAAAACAAAGTGGCTTTACTGCTATACGTATCCCTTGTCAATGGGATTATTCACATATAATAAATACAACGACAGAGCAAATAGACCCAGCCTGGCTCAATCGGGTACAGGAGGTTGTGCAATACTGCGTTAACGATGGTATCTATGTTATATTAAATATACACTGGGATGGAGGATGGTTACAGGGGAATTGCACAACCGATCAGCAGTTAGCAGTTAACGCCAAACAAAAGGCCCTTTGGGAACAAATTGCAACAAAAATGCGTGATTTTGACGAGCATTTAATTTTTGCCAGCGCTAATGAACCTGACGTATCGGATGCCACAGGAATGAGCGTTCTGTTGTCTTATCACCAGACTTTTATTAATGCAGTTAGATCAACCGGTGGGCGCAATAGTTATAGGGTGCTGGCTATCCAGGGGCCCAGTACAGATATTATAAAAACGAACGATCTGATGAACACGCTTCCCACAGATCCGGCGTCCAACCGTATAATGGCTGAAATACATTACTATACCCCTTTCGCTTTTTGTCTGATGGATGGAGACCAGTCATGGGGTAACATGTATTATTATTGGGGATCAGGATACCACTCCACCACCGATCCTTCGCGTAATGCCACCTGGGGTGAGGAATCTGACCTCAATGGGTATTTCCAATTAATGAAGACAAAGTTCGTTGATCACGGCATCCCGGTAGTAATGGGTGAATATGCAGCAGGGCGCCGATCGTCTCTTACCGGAGATAATTTAACGCTCAATGGTGCTTCCCGGGCATATTGGTATAATTACGTAACACATCAGGCATTAGTAAATGGAATCCTTCCATTTCTTTGGGATACAGGGTCAATCATCGACAGGTCGACGTACGCAGTAAAAGATCAACAGCAGCTGGCCGCAATTGTGCAGGGAGCGCAAACTGCCACATCGCCAGGAATTCAGGCTGGCAGTGTATATCAGATTATGAATAGAAACAGTTTTAGAGCTTTGGAGTTCGCCGGGTGGGGTACTGCTAATCAAACATCGGCGGATCAATGGGATTACTTAGCCGGAGCTAACCAGCAATTTAAAGTGGAAAGTGCGGGAGGAGGTTACTACAGATTAACCCCTATGCATGCAACAGGAAAATGTTTGGAAATGTATCAATGGTCTAATACTAACGGCGGCCAGGCGGATTTATGGGATTATTCAGGCGGAAATAATCAGAAATGGTCAATTCAGGCAACCGACAACGGATATTATAAGATTACCAATGTTAATAGCGGAAAGGCCTTGGAAATTTCCGGGTATTCGCTTAATAATGGCGGTGGAGCTCAGCAGTGGGATTACAATGGAACCCGTAATCAGCAATGGGCGTTTTTGAAAATATAA
- a CDS encoding glycoside hydrolase family 31 protein — MLTQKQILKSAFSKISTIVLLVVISISVKASVISYKKNANGLIFKLDKGLMYIAVCKADLIEVKYTIFGAFETKPSLVVNNSWKTPTPYQIAENKNEVTITTSKLKVKVNKATNAITYTDLKGNIITAEDADNKTITPATIAGISTYNVSTQFISPKTEGLFGLGCHPLDSLSINYKGRNQELLIKYLTGAIPVLLSTKGYGLLWDNYSASNFYGAEADNTKFKYVSESGKQVDYFFFYGPSFDHIIDLYRTATGRAPMFGKWAFGLFQSQDRYMSEEEIIGVKDNYRNNHIPVDVIVQDWYYWDPLPIGSHVMKPERYPHPKQMVDELHKANIHAMISIWPVFGKGTPNYDALQKMGGLTDITWDNVVTHTFDTYYDAHNPKARELYWDQARDSLIKRYDWDAWWIDQCEPDNGALQDARRQSNFSIGKGIDYFNTYSLQHTKGVYEGWRRDIPGKRAFFLVRQSFAGEQRNASTLWSGDIECTFKDFKNQVPQGINACASGLPYWTSDIGGYHFHWKAADWSQPDKRELFTRWFQFGAFSPIFRIHGKGERALFSKNWDDNTKAILLNFDKLRYRLLPYIYSLAGRVTTDNYTIMRSLAFDFRNDAKVYSIPDQYMFGPAFMVNPVTEQLYTSADADKKAKARQVYLPAASKWYDFWTGELLDGGQTISAAAPIEILPLYVKAGSIIPMGPHMEYATEKPADNIELRIYPGADGSFKFYEDENDNYNYEKGQYATFTFAWDNNRKELRISETKGNFPGMIKHRIFNVVLVGGKHGSGPSEVVKADKRVVYNGSALVVKL, encoded by the coding sequence ATGTTGACCCAGAAACAAATTTTAAAGTCCGCTTTTTCAAAAATCTCTACTATAGTACTATTGGTTGTTATAAGCATATCTGTAAAGGCATCTGTTATATCATACAAAAAAAATGCAAACGGATTGATATTTAAGTTGGATAAGGGCTTGATGTACATAGCTGTTTGTAAGGCCGATCTGATAGAGGTAAAGTATACCATATTTGGTGCTTTTGAAACCAAACCATCATTAGTAGTTAACAACAGCTGGAAAACACCTACTCCCTACCAAATTGCCGAAAATAAAAACGAGGTTACCATCACTACCTCTAAATTAAAGGTAAAGGTAAACAAGGCCACCAATGCCATTACTTATACTGATCTGAAAGGCAACATCATTACTGCCGAAGACGCGGACAATAAAACCATTACACCAGCCACCATTGCAGGCATCAGCACTTATAATGTAAGTACACAATTTATTTCGCCCAAAACCGAAGGCTTGTTTGGCCTGGGCTGTCACCCGCTCGATTCTTTGTCTATCAATTACAAAGGCCGCAATCAGGAGCTGCTTATAAAATATCTTACTGGCGCTATCCCGGTGCTGCTGTCAACCAAAGGCTATGGCTTATTGTGGGACAACTATTCGGCCTCTAATTTTTACGGCGCCGAAGCTGATAATACTAAATTTAAATATGTATCGGAAAGCGGTAAACAAGTTGATTATTTCTTTTTCTACGGTCCGTCATTTGATCATATTATCGATCTGTACCGCACCGCCACCGGCAGAGCACCTATGTTTGGTAAGTGGGCATTCGGTCTGTTCCAGTCGCAGGACAGGTATATGAGCGAGGAGGAGATCATTGGAGTTAAGGACAACTACCGCAACAACCACATTCCTGTTGACGTAATTGTACAGGATTGGTATTACTGGGACCCGCTGCCTATTGGCTCGCACGTAATGAAACCGGAGCGCTATCCTCACCCCAAACAAATGGTTGATGAATTACATAAAGCTAATATCCACGCTATGATATCTATCTGGCCGGTATTTGGCAAGGGTACTCCTAACTATGATGCCCTGCAAAAAATGGGCGGCTTAACTGATATTACCTGGGACAACGTGGTTACCCATACTTTTGATACTTATTATGATGCCCACAACCCCAAAGCACGCGAGCTTTACTGGGACCAGGCCCGCGACAGCCTCATTAAACGTTATGACTGGGACGCCTGGTGGATTGACCAGTGCGAGCCTGACAATGGCGCCTTGCAGGATGCCCGTCGACAAAGTAATTTCAGCATAGGCAAGGGTATTGATTATTTTAACACTTACTCTTTACAACATACCAAAGGGGTTTATGAAGGCTGGCGCAGGGATATTCCGGGCAAACGCGCTTTCTTTTTGGTACGGCAGTCATTTGCCGGCGAGCAGCGTAACGCATCTACCTTATGGTCGGGTGATATTGAATGTACTTTTAAAGACTTTAAGAACCAGGTGCCACAAGGTATCAATGCCTGCGCGTCCGGCCTGCCTTACTGGACATCAGACATTGGCGGCTATCACTTCCACTGGAAAGCTGCCGATTGGTCGCAACCGGATAAGCGGGAACTGTTTACCCGGTGGTTTCAATTTGGCGCATTTAGCCCTATCTTCCGTATCCACGGTAAGGGCGAACGTGCTTTGTTCAGCAAAAACTGGGATGACAATACCAAAGCTATCCTCCTGAATTTTGATAAACTGCGTTATCGCCTGCTGCCTTATATCTATTCGCTGGCCGGCAGGGTAACTACAGATAATTATACCATTATGCGTTCACTGGCATTTGATTTCAGGAACGATGCTAAAGTTTACAGCATACCTGATCAATACATGTTTGGGCCTGCGTTTATGGTAAACCCGGTTACAGAACAACTATATACCTCGGCCGATGCCGATAAAAAAGCCAAAGCACGCCAGGTGTACCTGCCCGCTGCCAGCAAATGGTATGATTTCTGGACCGGCGAACTACTTGATGGAGGCCAAACTATCAGCGCTGCCGCTCCTATTGAAATATTACCGCTTTATGTAAAGGCGGGTTCTATCATCCCAATGGGTCCGCACATGGAATATGCCACCGAAAAACCTGCCGATAATATTGAGCTGCGTATCTATCCCGGAGCCGATGGGTCGTTCAAGTTCTATGAAGATGAGAACGATAATTACAATTACGAAAAAGGCCAGTATGCTACTTTTACATTCGCATGGGATAACAATCGGAAAGAACTTAGAATTTCAGAAACCAAAGGAAATTTTCCAGGTATGATAAAGCACCGGATTTTCAATGTCGTTTTAGTTGGCGGTAAACATGGGTCAGGACCGTCGGAAGTTGTTAAGGCCGATAAGAGAGTTGTATATAACGGCAGTGCCCTTGTTGTAAAATTATAA
- a CDS encoding two-component regulator propeller domain-containing protein — translation MWLKFYSFLAVTLIFVCNNTLGQTSQYRFSQLDVSNGLSHNQINCILKDSEGFMWFGTASGLNRFDGYTFKVFRHDDNNKNSVVDDFIGKIFEGPDRKIWIFSRNGVCFYDPDKEQFNSDMSLLLRPLKLPVEQNITKIVQTSAVDYWFLYPDSGIYRYNTLSKQTKRYYHGINSILSLYSSSITDVTVDDKRNIWMAYSDGTVEMVDVKRNKITYRTDIFNKVINKRNGNYSLTVDRDNDLWFYAPYGDLGAFYYKTSTGALRHIDKESAGAKLTTNVISNIIQADDGLIWIATDHGGINVLDKKDFKITYLLNRQDDAKSLRHNSVILYKDNLGIMWAGTFKKGLSYYHKNIIKFPLYRHFASDISSLSFEDVNKFAEDKLGNLWIGTNGGGLIYFNRKTGRFTQYKHESGNVNSLSNDIIISLCMDSDQKLWIGNYFGGLDCFDGTTFTHYIHNDKVWSILEDSSHRLWIGTFRGGLEIFDRSKKIFYHPFKQTDIRSSLISCVFEDKPGNIWIGGVLGVDVIMKDNGRVIHYVCDRNRTNGLVDNTINRINQDSRGLIWIATAGGLSVLDPKTNTFTSLTKKNGLPSNLISSSEEDNKGAMWLSTSNGLSRVTLTPNATGYNFQFENFDETDGLQGREFNVNSTLKTHKGELVFGGGDGFNIFDPASIEPVTNKLQLVFTDFQMFNKSVAANENINGHIVLSKAISVTHDITLRHSENVFSIEFAALDFFKPSKIKYQYMLGGFDKAWVNADNRIRKASYTNLDEGDYVFKVRVSNSEGVWNANYISLRIKILPPFWKSTFAYIIYLILFIAILLFIRHRGIQKIKRQFAVEKEKQEAQLLIEHERQEVKRMQELDQLKTKFLTNVSHEFRTPLSLIMAPADKMLTRADEEQKQQLTMITKNARRLLNMVNQLLDFRKMEVQELKLHCTPGDIVKFISEVSLSFTDIAEGKEIDFVFDTTVASIYTSFDHDKIERILFNLISNAFKFTPAGGQVSIMLNINSAEDSLLEFKVVDTGIGIPAEKHAKIFERFFQQDLPKSMINQGSGIGLAITREFVKMHGGEITLESEPDHGSCFIVRLPLVICTSPEIEISVGDEIDSGYSNENSDKERRTVLKRQRSNKKPVVLLVEDNDDFRFYLKDNLKDMFFLIEASNGREGWQKALSQHPDIIVSDISMPEMTGIELCKKLKNDKRTLHIPVVLLTALTGEAEQVKGLEIGANDYMTKPFNFEILLSKIKNILTLRDTYKRTYKKQMDIQLQEIPLQNEDEKLLRSIVEYIESNILNENLSVEELSRKMNMSRGSLYNKVLMLTGKSPVEFIRSLRLKKAVYLLENSQMTISQICYEVGFNTPKYFTKLFKDEYDVLPSTYINSIRQKKLSEAESDE, via the coding sequence ATGTGGTTGAAATTTTACTCTTTTCTTGCCGTTACATTAATTTTTGTATGTAATAACACTTTGGGGCAAACCAGTCAGTATCGGTTTTCACAACTTGATGTAAGTAACGGACTATCACATAACCAGATTAATTGTATATTAAAAGATTCTGAAGGTTTTATGTGGTTTGGTACTGCATCGGGTCTTAATCGATTTGATGGTTATACCTTCAAGGTCTTTAGGCATGATGATAATAATAAAAACTCTGTCGTAGATGATTTTATTGGGAAGATTTTTGAAGGCCCTGATAGAAAAATATGGATATTTTCACGTAATGGAGTTTGTTTTTATGATCCGGATAAAGAGCAGTTTAACAGTGATATGTCATTGTTGCTTCGGCCTTTAAAACTTCCTGTTGAGCAGAATATCACTAAGATAGTGCAAACGAGCGCTGTGGACTATTGGTTTTTGTATCCAGATTCAGGCATTTACAGATATAATACCTTAAGCAAGCAAACGAAACGCTATTATCATGGCATCAATTCCATCCTATCTTTATATTCAAGTTCAATTACAGATGTCACGGTTGATGATAAACGCAATATCTGGATGGCATACAGTGACGGCACTGTTGAGATGGTAGATGTTAAACGTAATAAAATTACTTATCGCACGGATATTTTTAACAAGGTAATCAATAAAAGAAACGGTAATTACTCCTTAACCGTCGATCGGGATAATGATTTGTGGTTTTACGCACCATATGGAGATTTGGGCGCATTTTATTACAAAACTTCGACGGGGGCCCTCCGGCACATTGACAAGGAATCGGCAGGGGCAAAGTTAACGACAAATGTTATAAGTAATATTATTCAGGCTGATGACGGTTTAATCTGGATTGCCACCGATCATGGAGGCATAAACGTGCTGGATAAAAAAGATTTTAAAATTACTTATTTACTAAACCGGCAAGATGATGCAAAGTCATTGAGGCACAACAGCGTTATACTTTATAAGGATAATTTGGGCATTATGTGGGCCGGTACTTTTAAAAAGGGACTAAGCTATTATCATAAAAATATCATCAAGTTTCCGCTTTACAGGCATTTTGCCTCTGACATAAGCAGCTTGAGTTTTGAAGATGTTAACAAGTTTGCAGAAGACAAACTTGGAAATTTATGGATTGGAACAAACGGGGGCGGCCTGATTTATTTTAATCGCAAAACAGGCAGATTTACACAGTATAAACACGAGTCGGGAAATGTAAATAGTCTGAGTAACGATATTATTATCAGTCTCTGTATGGACAGTGATCAAAAATTATGGATAGGTAACTATTTTGGCGGGCTGGATTGTTTTGACGGAACTACATTTACCCATTACATACATAATGATAAGGTTTGGAGTATTCTGGAAGATTCTTCCCACCGTTTATGGATAGGGACATTTAGGGGTGGTCTTGAAATATTTGACCGATCAAAAAAGATATTTTATCATCCTTTTAAACAAACCGACATAAGAAGTTCACTGATATCATGTGTTTTTGAGGATAAGCCAGGCAATATATGGATAGGGGGCGTTCTGGGAGTGGATGTTATAATGAAAGATAATGGACGGGTGATTCACTATGTCTGCGATAGAAACCGAACCAATGGTTTAGTCGACAATACGATAAACCGTATTAACCAGGATAGCCGTGGTTTAATTTGGATAGCGACAGCAGGTGGTTTGAGTGTTTTGGATCCTAAAACAAATACTTTCACCTCACTGACAAAAAAAAATGGGTTGCCTTCTAATTTAATATCGAGTAGTGAGGAGGATAACAAGGGAGCAATGTGGTTGAGCACGTCAAACGGGTTAAGCCGGGTCACTTTAACGCCCAATGCAACCGGTTACAATTTTCAATTCGAAAACTTTGATGAAACGGATGGTCTGCAGGGGCGGGAGTTTAATGTAAATTCTACTTTAAAGACACATAAAGGGGAACTGGTATTTGGGGGCGGTGATGGCTTTAATATTTTTGATCCGGCAAGTATTGAACCTGTTACAAATAAGCTTCAATTAGTGTTTACAGATTTTCAGATGTTCAATAAGAGCGTAGCCGCAAACGAAAATATTAATGGCCACATAGTACTGTCAAAAGCCATTTCTGTTACCCATGACATCACACTTAGACACAGTGAGAATGTCTTTTCCATAGAATTTGCTGCTCTTGATTTTTTTAAGCCCAGCAAAATAAAATATCAGTATATGCTGGGAGGTTTTGACAAAGCTTGGGTAAATGCAGATAACCGAATCCGAAAAGCCAGCTACACCAACTTGGATGAAGGCGATTATGTATTCAAAGTACGGGTATCCAATTCAGAAGGAGTATGGAACGCTAATTATATTTCTTTAAGGATTAAAATACTACCCCCGTTCTGGAAATCTACATTTGCCTATATCATTTATTTGATCTTGTTTATTGCTATTCTTTTGTTTATTCGCCATCGCGGTATACAAAAAATAAAAAGGCAGTTTGCCGTTGAAAAGGAAAAGCAGGAAGCACAGCTATTGATTGAACATGAGCGGCAAGAAGTTAAGCGTATGCAAGAACTTGACCAGTTGAAAACAAAGTTTTTGACTAATGTAAGTCACGAGTTCAGAACCCCACTGTCATTAATCATGGCGCCTGCGGATAAAATGCTTACCCGCGCTGACGAAGAACAGAAACAACAGTTGACCATGATAACGAAAAATGCAAGGCGATTGTTAAACATGGTAAATCAACTGCTTGATTTTCGTAAGATGGAAGTTCAGGAGCTGAAATTGCATTGCACGCCCGGAGACATTGTGAAGTTCATCAGCGAGGTAAGTTTGTCATTTACAGATATTGCCGAAGGAAAAGAGATTGATTTTGTATTCGACACTACAGTTGCTTCAATATATACCAGTTTTGATCATGATAAGATAGAAAGGATATTATTTAACCTGATATCAAATGCCTTTAAATTTACACCGGCCGGTGGCCAGGTAAGCATCATGCTTAACATCAACAGTGCGGAGGATTCTTTACTTGAATTTAAAGTCGTCGATACAGGCATTGGCATTCCTGCTGAAAAACACGCCAAAATTTTCGAGCGTTTCTTTCAGCAGGATCTTCCCAAGTCGATGATTAACCAGGGCAGCGGTATTGGCCTCGCGATAACACGTGAGTTTGTCAAGATGCATGGAGGGGAAATAACGCTTGAGAGTGAGCCGGATCACGGCAGTTGTTTCATCGTTAGGTTGCCGCTTGTAATTTGTACCTCCCCTGAAATAGAAATTTCGGTTGGGGATGAAATTGATAGTGGATATTCAAACGAGAACAGCGATAAGGAAAGAAGAACTGTACTCAAGCGGCAACGTTCAAATAAAAAACCGGTCGTTCTTTTAGTTGAGGATAACGATGATTTTCGTTTTTATCTGAAGGACAATTTAAAAGACATGTTTTTTTTAATTGAAGCTTCAAACGGAAGAGAAGGTTGGCAAAAAGCACTTTCGCAACATCCGGATATTATTGTAAGTGATATTAGTATGCCCGAGATGACAGGAATAGAATTGTGCAAAAAATTAAAGAATGATAAGCGCACGTTACACATCCCCGTGGTTTTGTTAACCGCATTGACGGGGGAGGCGGAACAAGTAAAAGGTTTGGAAATTGGTGCGAATGATTATATGACAAAACCATTCAATTTTGAAATACTTCTTTCAAAAATCAAAAACATCCTGACATTGCGGGACACCTATAAGCGCACTTACAAAAAACAAATGGATATACAATTACAGGAAATCCCTTTGCAAAACGAAGATGAAAAACTGTTAAGAAGTATAGTAGAATATATAGAATCTAATATTTTAAACGAAAACCTTTCGGTAGAAGAGTTAAGCCGCAAAATGAATATGAGCCGAGGATCACTGTATAATAAGGTGTTGATGCTTACCGGAAAGTCACCTGTTGAATTTATCCGTTCTCTACGGTTGAAAAAAGCTGTTTATTTGCTTGAGAACAGCCAGATGACCATTAGCCAGATTTGCTATGAAGTCGGTTTCAATACCCCTAAATATTTCACCAAACTATTTAAGGATGAATATGACGTTCTTCCTTCTACTTATATAAATTCTATTCGCCAAAAGAAGCTGTCCGAAGCTGAGAGCGACGAATAA
- a CDS encoding TolC family protein has product MKHLIKFLLLFPVYFACCCNSLWAQELPSYSLEQLIDSALRNNHTLAIKEWQIKEKLAKIDEDKIKRYPSTTLNGNYLHNFNLGELTIPAGAISESSPTTDRSFTVGEHNASTVGILAYQPITQQAKIKTGLEADKTDVRLTEKEKFKLSLQIKQSTEQLYYIILITQKQVEEAKADLELAKSKLNDAENAMLAGKAITADRAGLQANVADREQNILKLNIQIQDYTGDLINITGINATSLKLQEVDPAIQSLNGVDEYKNTAKSSNADLQIADLNRSKALLGIKASKQSNIPDLGLVGGFAHQFGNAITPANNPFVGISFKWDLQGIFSNKQITRQRQFQLRQAEENIISTRDRVSNDIDKAYRKINQAQALIGVAQKAVVYRKEELKLQEDKQAAGKNMTTDLFNTRSLLAKAEADMYAAQLSYLMAVTDLNILTGK; this is encoded by the coding sequence ATGAAACATTTAATAAAATTCCTTTTGCTTTTTCCGGTGTATTTCGCCTGCTGCTGCAATTCATTGTGGGCGCAGGAGCTACCATCGTACTCCCTGGAGCAGCTAATCGATTCTGCATTGAGGAACAACCATACGCTTGCCATTAAAGAATGGCAGATCAAAGAGAAGCTGGCAAAAATCGATGAGGACAAAATCAAAAGATATCCTTCAACAACCTTGAACGGTAACTACCTGCACAATTTTAATTTAGGTGAGCTGACAATCCCTGCAGGTGCCATAAGTGAATCAAGCCCCACTACAGATAGAAGCTTCACCGTAGGCGAACACAATGCCTCTACTGTAGGGATATTAGCTTACCAGCCCATTACACAGCAGGCAAAAATAAAAACCGGGCTGGAGGCAGATAAAACAGATGTGCGGTTAACTGAAAAGGAGAAGTTTAAGCTTTCACTGCAAATCAAACAGTCAACTGAGCAATTGTACTATATCATTTTGATCACGCAAAAGCAGGTAGAGGAAGCCAAAGCTGATCTTGAGTTGGCAAAATCGAAACTCAATGATGCAGAAAACGCTATGCTGGCAGGCAAAGCCATAACAGCAGACAGGGCCGGCCTGCAAGCTAATGTTGCGGACCGGGAACAAAATATCCTGAAATTAAATATACAAATCCAGGATTACACCGGCGATTTAATTAATATCACCGGGATTAACGCAACCTCATTGAAATTACAGGAAGTTGATCCTGCTATCCAGTCCCTAAACGGAGTGGACGAATACAAAAACACCGCAAAAAGCTCAAATGCCGATTTGCAGATAGCTGATTTGAACAGGTCAAAAGCTTTATTAGGGATAAAAGCTTCCAAACAAAGTAATATTCCTGACCTTGGATTGGTTGGCGGTTTTGCGCACCAATTCGGAAACGCAATAACACCAGCTAATAATCCCTTTGTCGGAATAAGTTTTAAATGGGACCTGCAGGGTATTTTTTCAAACAAACAAATAACCAGGCAGCGACAGTTTCAACTCAGACAGGCCGAGGAAAATATCATAAGCACCCGCGACCGGGTAAGCAATGATATTGACAAAGCTTACCGTAAAATTAACCAGGCGCAGGCTTTAATTGGCGTGGCGCAAAAGGCAGTAGTTTACCGGAAAGAGGAACTGAAGCTACAGGAAGATAAACAGGCAGCCGGCAAGAATATGACAACGGACCTGTTCAATACCAGGTCATTACTGGCAAAGGCCGAAGCGGATATGTACGCGGCGCAATTGTCTTACCTGATGGCAGTTACGGACTTGAACATATTAACAGGAAAATAA
- a CDS encoding TetR/AcrR family transcriptional regulator has translation MDTSKKIANKAYALFSRYGIRTISMDDIASELRMSKKTIYQFYSNKDSLVESFIDTAIDENIFRCKILIAKSDDAIIELYFLLVYILELYNGLNPAIVYDLEKNHELAYGKFKDHKVLFIHKTVKANIERGVKTGLYRNDFDIDVITRFFLESLTIISNPTVFPLFNNTIKATNELLACLISGIVTTMGTDVVNAYKNQRDIMFLSNYEEVPFWDH, from the coding sequence ATGGACACTTCAAAAAAAATAGCCAACAAAGCGTATGCCCTTTTTAGTCGTTATGGCATTCGCACCATTAGCATGGATGACATTGCATCTGAACTAAGGATGAGTAAAAAAACAATTTATCAATTTTATTCTAATAAAGATTCATTGGTAGAGTCATTCATAGATACAGCGATAGATGAAAACATCTTTCGCTGTAAGATTCTTATTGCAAAAAGTGACGATGCCATCATTGAGTTGTATTTTTTGCTGGTATACATATTGGAACTTTACAATGGTTTAAATCCAGCGATTGTTTATGACCTCGAAAAAAATCATGAATTGGCCTACGGAAAATTTAAAGATCATAAAGTCCTATTCATTCATAAAACCGTTAAGGCAAATATAGAGCGGGGCGTAAAAACAGGTTTATACCGCAACGATTTTGATATCGATGTAATAACAAGGTTTTTTCTTGAAAGCTTAACCATCATATCCAATCCCACAGTATTTCCGCTATTTAATAATACAATTAAAGCAACAAATGAGTTACTTGCCTGTCTGATAAGTGGAATAGTAACCACAATGGGAACGGATGTTGTAAATGCATATAAAAATCAGCGAGACATTATGTTCCTGAGCAATTATGAAGAAGTACCTTTTTGGGATCACTGA